In a single window of the Methanofollis ethanolicus genome:
- a CDS encoding Cdc6/Cdc18 family protein has product MVPPAALDLVVRRAVACGDSRVGLGLLKEAVLHTERAGRTAAEAGDVEAAVAVARHAHLAAGVRALTPPETAVLSVLAGMARRGEETTSGRVYEAVSAIEPMSYMMFFERLERLDALHLVATRQRRKGQGRTREIVVREGVGDAVAPVPAASSGTSVKCPAGVADDEKRRYETGHE; this is encoded by the coding sequence GTGGTGCCGCCGGCGGCCCTGGACCTCGTCGTCAGGCGGGCGGTGGCCTGCGGGGACTCGCGGGTCGGCCTCGGCCTGTTGAAGGAGGCGGTGCTCCACACCGAAAGGGCGGGGAGGACGGCGGCAGAGGCCGGGGACGTCGAGGCGGCGGTTGCGGTCGCCCGGCACGCCCACCTTGCCGCCGGCGTGCGGGCTCTCACGCCCCCGGAGACGGCGGTGCTCTCCGTGCTCGCCGGCATGGCACGGCGGGGGGAGGAGACGACATCGGGCCGGGTGTACGAGGCCGTCTCCGCAATCGAGCCGATGAGTTACATGATGTTTTTTGAACGCCTGGAGAGGCTGGATGCGCTGCACCTGGTGGCGACGCGGCAGAGGAGGAAGGGGCAGGGGAGGACGCGGGAGATCGTGGTGCGGGAGGGAGTGGGGGACGCGGTCGCCCCTGTTCCGGCAGCGTCGTCGGGGACGTCGGTGAAGTGTCCTGCAGGCGTCGCGGACGACGAAAAACGTCGCTATGAAACGGGACATGAATAA
- a CDS encoding BMP family ABC transporter substrate-binding protein encodes MKPSFPLVSLTVVLALLLAAAGCTGSSSLPSVYILYGSEKGDLSYTDTAYQGLLAAHDTVSFTAREFTPRDCDTLPGLLAGTEKPGLVITVGYQYANLTRRLAQDHPDIRFLAVDQMGIGSDNVRAYEFVSYGDSYLAGVLAASATQTGKVGTILGTQSALLDVFLQGYTDGARAVNASVAVDHACVRQHSTDGFTDPGEAGRIAERMYGNGTDVIFTCAGYSNMGVFDAAGNATGRYIIGTDTDQSPLGPDVVLASAIKRVDRVVSAGIAEHLNGTFTGGDRVGGLKDGATGIVVNPAFAVYNETVSAWEARAQDAEEAYLRRSVPEN; translated from the coding sequence ATGAAACCGTCCTTCCCCCTCGTTTCACTCACCGTCGTCCTCGCCCTCCTGCTCGCCGCCGCCGGGTGCACCGGGTCGTCCTCCCTCCCGTCCGTGTACATCCTGTACGGGTCGGAGAAAGGCGACCTCTCCTATACCGACACCGCATATCAGGGCCTTCTGGCGGCGCACGACACCGTCTCGTTCACCGCACGGGAGTTCACCCCCCGCGACTGCGACACCCTCCCCGGCCTTCTCGCCGGCACGGAAAAACCCGGCCTCGTCATAACGGTCGGATACCAGTACGCCAACCTCACCCGCCGTCTTGCGCAGGACCACCCTGACATCAGGTTCCTCGCCGTCGACCAGATGGGCATCGGGTCGGACAATGTCAGGGCATACGAGTTCGTCTCCTACGGCGACAGTTACCTGGCCGGCGTCCTTGCGGCATCGGCGACGCAGACCGGGAAGGTCGGGACCATCCTCGGCACGCAGTCCGCCCTCCTCGACGTGTTCCTCCAGGGGTACACGGACGGCGCCCGTGCCGTCAATGCCTCGGTCGCGGTGGACCATGCCTGTGTGCGGCAGCACTCCACCGACGGGTTCACCGACCCCGGAGAGGCGGGCCGGATCGCTGAAAGGATGTACGGGAACGGGACCGACGTGATCTTCACGTGCGCCGGGTACTCCAATATGGGGGTCTTCGATGCGGCGGGGAATGCCACCGGCCGGTATATCATCGGGACTGACACCGACCAGTCGCCGCTCGGCCCTGACGTCGTGCTCGCGTCCGCGATAAAACGGGTCGACCGCGTCGTCTCCGCCGGCATCGCGGAGCACCTCAACGGTACGTTCACCGGCGGCGATAGGGTCGGTGGACTCAAGGACGGGGCGACCGGCATCGTCGTCAACCCGGCGTTCGCCGTCTACAACGAGACCGTCAGCGCGTGGGAGGCGCGGGCGCAGGACGCAGAAGAGGCGTACCTCCGCCGCTCCGTGCCGGAGAACTGA